GTGAGAAATCCTAGACTGCACTCGACGCTTATTCCGACCCTGTCGTTTATCTGGGAAATTATGTCGCAGACCTTCTCAAAATCCCCGTCGGACGGCTGGCGCCATGCCGCAACAAGGCAGTATGACTCTGCCCCTTCATCCTTTGCCTTTTTTGCCATCTTGACAATCTCTTCGGCAGGGAGCAACTGGTAGCTGTCGATTCCTGTGTTGAAAAACGCCGACTGACCGCAAAAGGAGCAGTCCTCACTGCAGTAATTTTTTTTAATGTTGGCAAGCTGTTCTACGTCCACCTTGTTTCCCTGGAACGCGCGCGTGATTTTGTTTGCAGCATCTGAGAGTGTTCGCAGGTCGGATGAGTTGATCAGAGTGGAAATCTCGCCTTCTGTGAGGGTTTGTCCTGACAAGACCTTGTCCTGACAGCCCAAAATGAACTGGGTATCCAACGTTTTGTTACGATCTTTTACGGTTAATTAAGATTTCAAATGTTAACCTGCATAGATACTGCTGGTTTACAATTATCTGGCGCGTCGGACTACGTTTCTGATTGTCTTTATGGTGCCATCCATCAAAAAATCCGCCTCTTTTTCTGAAATTGCCAGAGGCGGAACCAGCATCACTATGTTGCCAAGCGTTCTGAGGTACAGGCCGTGCCTTCGCGCCTCATCAAACACTGTCTTGTTTGCGGATTTTGTAAACGACATTGGCGTCTTTTTTGCCTTGTCTGATACCAACTCTATTGCGACAAGCATGCCTTTGTGCCTGATGTCGCCGACCCCGTCAAGCGCCGCTACTTCGCCCAGCCTGCTCCCCAAGTGCCTAGTAGTCTTGTTTGCCTTGGATATTATGCCTGTTTTTTTGTACATCTCCAGATTCCTGTTTGCCACCGCACATGCAAGCGTGTTGCCAGTAAACGTGTGCCCGTGATAGAGGTGTTTCATGTTGTAATAATCACTCAGAAACGAGTCGTAGATCTTTTTTGTAACAAGCGTTGCAGCCATAGGAAGATATCCTGCAGTGAGCATCTTTCCAAATGCAACTATGTCCGGCCTGCTGCCCTGGGCAACATACTCTACAAGTGATCCGAGCCTGCCAAATCCTGTTGCAATCTCGTCCAGTATGAACAGTACTCCGTGTTTTTTGCACATCCTCCCTATTTTTGATTGAAAGTTTTTCTGGTAAATGTTGACGCCGCCTGCAATCTGCGCGCCGCTTTCCATGACAAATGCTGCAATGTTGTTGTTCTTTGACAGCTGACGCTCTATATTTTCGAGCGTCTGGGAAAGATAGTCATCGTAATCTCCTCGCACCCGGTAGCTATTCTCAAATGGAATCTGCACCGTCTTGTAGAGGTTTTTTCTGAATTTGGCAAAAAATGCCGGAACAAAGCCTACTGACATCGTACCAAATGTGTCTCCGTGATATCCATTTTGCAGCGTCATGAACGTGGTTTTGTCTTTCTGTCCGATATTCTGCCAGTACTGTATTGCCGCCTTGAATGCAATCTCCATTGCAGTGGAGCCGTTGTCAGAGTAAAAC
Above is a window of Candidatus Nitrosotenuis cloacae DNA encoding:
- the bioA gene encoding adenosylmethionine--8-amino-7-oxononanoate transaminase, whose product is MRQRSFVWHPYTQMSEWDSFPEIVRGDGFWLVDSNGNRYLDGVASMWCNVWGHSKKELVSAISTQSKKIVHSSLFNLTNDQAETLAERLVSVSPGMSRVFYSDNGSTAMEIAFKAAIQYWQNIGQKDKTTFMTLQNGYHGDTFGTMSVGFVPAFFAKFRKNLYKTVQIPFENSYRVRGDYDDYLSQTLENIERQLSKNNNIAAFVMESGAQIAGGVNIYQKNFQSKIGRMCKKHGVLFILDEIATGFGRLGSLVEYVAQGSRPDIVAFGKMLTAGYLPMAATLVTKKIYDSFLSDYYNMKHLYHGHTFTGNTLACAVANRNLEMYKKTGIISKANKTTRHLGSRLGEVAALDGVGDIRHKGMLVAIELVSDKAKKTPMSFTKSANKTVFDEARRHGLYLRTLGNIVMLVPPLAISEKEADFLMDGTIKTIRNVVRRAR